The Chloroflexota bacterium nucleotide sequence CTGACAGAGCTATGCCTGTCTCGGCAAAGACCTCTGCGGGGGAAGTAAGCACTAACACACCGCCGATTTGCAGCGCCTGCAGAGTTACCGCCACGCGCTCGCGCTCTAGGTCGGCCCGGCGGGTCTCCAGGTCACCCCACTTCAGTTGATAGCGCAGGAAGGCGCTTTCCTGATAGATGGCCCAGCGTTCCCGAATGTCATTGGCACTATCGGCAGGCACGTGCGCCATCTTGCGCAGGGATTCCTCTAGCTCAGCCAGCCGAGTCTGCTGTTTTTGCCGCGCTTGATATGGCTTCAGGGGCAATTCTATCTCTTGCTTTATGGCGCCGATCGTGTGCGGCCCGGCAATCTCCTCCAAATTGCTCGCCGCCTCGCGCAAGGCACTGCCAAACTGCTCGCCCACCCGCTCTACCTCCCTGTAGGTAGGTTCGCGATAGCGCGTGCGCACGTCGCCGCTACAGCCTTGCAGAAAGAGCGCCCTACCGCCCAATTCGCGCTCTGCTTGCCTGACAAGAATGCCGGGATAGTCTGCACAGGTATGCTGATCGGCGAAACTGTGTGTTACCGGATGGCACGCGGCGCTTACGATACTGGCGATAGTTGCTTCTCCGGCGCCTTCAAATGCCAACAGGCGCAAGCGGTCGTCCACAATCCCACCGGGGACTATAGGATCGCTCTGCATACCCAATTGCTCCCGCGTCGCTCCCAATGCGCCGGTCAACCGCTCTACGATGCTCTCCCAATTCGGTTCTGCGCCAATGAGCATACACACGACTTCGGGTAGCACGACCCGGCGGTTATAGGCGACGTTGCCGTACCGCGCCGTGGCGTAGCGAATGCGCGAAACCGGCTCCAAACGTTGGCCCGCCTGGTACACGGCGGAGACGATCAGATCGTTCAACGTCTCCTGCCACGGTGAGGGCGGCGCGTCAAAGGGCTCCAGCAGTGAGTTGTTCGAGTGATTGTGCGTACACGCGATGGCGATGTTTTCCGTAGGGATGTGACAGCGCAACGCAATGCGAGCGACGACCTCCTGGTACTGGTCGTCACGCATGGTGCAGAGGTCTACCGAGACAATCGCCAGCCGAGTTTCGCCCTGCTCCAGCACCATTGCCCGCGCCCAGCAGTCATCGTACCGACCCTCTACAACCACGGGCGCTCCACCGCCGCTGTAGGCCAAGGGCAACGGCACGCCGAGCGGCGGGGTGATGCGCTCGGCGCCGGTGCCGAGCCTCAGTTGACCCGGTCGGAAATCTGCCAATGGAGCGCTCCTTCTACAGTTCCGTCATTTCGAGGGAGAGCGAGGACTCTCCAGCGATCGCGGGAGATCTTTGGCGCCTTGGTTCCCAGGGTGAATCGTAAAGACAATTGACATAGACCAAAATTTCGGATGTGACAACCTGCTTTTCGGCCTAGCAAAAATATCTTGCAGCACATGAAGATGGATTTGGCGCGCCCGCACGGGGGCGAGCTTGCGCGGGAATGACGGCCCAAATCACCTCGCCCAGTAAGCACGTAGGGGCACGATATATCGTGCCCCTACACAATGCAACCAACTTCTTCCCAGGCCAGTCGCCACCTACCGGGCGCGGCGATTGCGCCAAAGGCACACCCAACGCAAGCCCGGTGGGCGCGTGAAGCTGCCGTCTACTTGCCGCCGAGTGTCTCGTTGATGAGATCGGCCGCCCAGCGCGCGTACTCCGCGGCTGTGAGATTTCCGGCAAGGAACTCACGATACTGACCGTTAAGGTCGCCGGAGATGTCACCAAACTCCGTGAACGTCCAGAGGCCCCAGCCGGCCGGCTTCGTGGTACGCGAGTGGAGCAAGAACGCTCTGGGGTCGACGCCCAAGCTATTCTTGTAGCCATCTTGCGCCAACGTTGACGCGTTGTCATCCAAGAGAGGCGACACGACGTGACCTGCCGACGGTGGATAGCGACCACCGTTTTCCGGCTGAAGGAGCCACTTGAAGAGCTCCCATGCCAAGTCATTCTGGTCGGTGCCGTCGTCTGCCATTTGCAATGGGTGCGTCCACGTGCGGCCTGATTGGCTCGGCCCCTCGCCGGAATACGGCATAGTCGCCAGCGCCCACGTGAATGGCGCGTCGCGGAACGACGTGCACGTAAGCTGCATTGCCACTTTACCGGACATGAAGACGTTGCCGCTCTGCCCACCCATGGCCGCCTCACGCTCATCAGCGTTCGGTGTCACGCGGTGCTTATCGCCGAAATCACGCCACCAGTCCAGCGCGTCGATAAACTCCGGCGTGTCTATCGTTGCCCGTCCCTCCTCGGAGTCCCACGGACCTACGCCCCAGAAGGTGCCGGTACCGATGCCGCCGCCATTGGAGCAGGTTATGCCGCCGCCGTGGCCAAACTGCGTGCGGTCTTCATTGGTAAGCTGCGTAGACAAGTCCAGGAGTGTTTCCATGTTCCAGTCGGTGTCGTTAAGGTCTACGGGCAGGGGATTGATGCCGGCCGCCTCGAAGATCTCCACGTTGTAGGCCATTGAGTCTACCGACATGGTGATGGGCATACCGAGAATTCTGCCTTCTACGGTCCACATGTTTATGGCCGGGGCCGCAAAAGTGGCGGCGGGATCAATCTTGTCCCGCGTAAAGAACGGCGCGAGGTCGATCGTCACACCGGTCTCGAACGTGGTGAGGACCGCGCTCCAGCCGTTCTCCATGATGTTGATGGGATCGCCCGCCGCCTGTGCCGCGTAGAATTTCGTTCTCACCTCGCCCCAGCCCCCGGACGGCACCAGATCAACCGCGATGTGCGGCATCTGCTCGGTGAAGTCGGCGAGGATTGGCTCCAAGACCGGCCGCGTGGTGGGTTTCTCCGCCGAGATCATGTCGATTGTTGCGGTTTCGACCTCCGGCATTGCCGTGGCCTCAGCCTTGGGCGCCTCCTCCTTCATCTCCTCTTTGGGAGCTTCCTCGGGCGCTGTCACGGTCGCCTGACCGCACGCTGCGGCAATCACTATGCCGAGCGCGCTTGCTCCCGCGCTCGCGAGCGCCGTACGCCGCGTGACCTTCATAGAACGCACAATTCCCATTACGGAATACCTCCACTAGAGTTGTGCCTCTGACTGAGGAGCGACCGCGATTGCAACGATCTCCTCAGCGTGGCAATGCCTTACCTCACCTATAGTTCTATACGACTTTGAGTTGCTCGTCAAGACTGTCGCACCGCAACTATCGAGAAGGTGCACCACTGAGCGGGGATTAATGACACATAGAATGGAACCGAGCCGCCCTGCTTACCCAAAGAAAGCTGCAGTATGTATTGAGATCGCTGGACTCGCGTCATGCTTCTGCTACTATCGAGACAGACTTCCTTGCACTCGCATCACGCAGGGAAAACCTAACCTACGCCGGCACATCAACCCAGTGATGTTGATCAACTGTGGAGAACATTATGAAACCGAGAGGCGTCGATTTCTTCTGCTACACCGTCGGTGACATCAGCAAGAGCGCGGACTTCTACGAGAACACACTGGGCCTCACGCTCTTTGCGTGGGTCGATCCGGGCTGGGTAGAGTTTGCGGTCGGTGACACGCCAACAGTGCTCGCGCTGCGGTCCTCTCGCGAGGACCATGCCGCGAAAGGAGAGGCCAGCAGCGCCGCAATTGCAATAGCGGTCGATGACGTGCACCAAGCCATTGACGAATTACGCGCGCAGCACGTGGACGTGGTGCTCGAGCCCGGCGAACAGGCCACCTGCTACGCGGCCGGAATCGCTGACCCGGACGGCAACCTGATTCTTCTCCACAGCCGCAAGGATGGGACGGCAGGCTAGCGAACGTCCAACAGGGCGCCACCGAGATTTCCACTTCAGTCAGTGACTTCCGCGCGCGCATAGGTTGCCTCGACGGCCACGGCTTCTTCGCCGTCGGGGGTCACGTTGTGCATGACGACGTGCAGCGCCGCCGGCTCGGCCGGTCGGATGACGATGCGCCAGCCCCAGTCCGGGCCCGGCGGCGCGGCGTAGCTGCCGCGCACGTCGACGTCGCCGCTCTCTTCGACGGCGCCCGTGCAGGCCAGCACGTCGTGCGACATATGCCACGAATCGATCCAGTGAACCGTCATCCTGCCCTGCTCTGGTTGGCAACCTATCAGGAGGGAGCCTTCCTGCCGCGCGCCCCGGTAGCTCCAGTCGTAGTCCAGACGTAAGAACCGGCCACCCAGGAGCGGGGTCAGTTCCATCGAGGACGCGGAATCCTCGGGCTTGCCCGAGAAGGGATCGTGCAGGCGGTTGGACCCTTGCCAGCACCCCGCCATGGTCGCCAGCCGTTTCATAGTACCCATAGGTTGTTTACCTCAGACTCGAGGCTTTTTCCGCCGTCACAATCGCCGGTCCGCAGATAGTCATGTCGCTCTCTTGCACCTACTAGACCGCGGCCATCATCTCTTCGTGGTACGCGAACAGCGCCGGAATGCCGCCGGTGTGGACCATGATCACCGGCTGGTCGGACGGCAGGTCGCCGTTTCGCGCCATGTTAATGACGCCGGACATCGTCTTGCCGGTGTAGACCGGTTCGAGCAATATACCCTCGAGCTGGGCGGTGAGCCGGATGGCTTCCATGCCTTCATCAGTTACCGCGCCGTAGCCTGCGCCGAGATAGTCATCCGAGACGTGGACCTCATCCGCGGAAAGGCCGCACGGAATGTCAAGCTGTTCCGCCAGCCGCTGGGATCGCGCCGCCACGGTCTCACGCTGCTCGTCCGCAGGCTCTTTGATCGTGATGCCAACCACTCTAATTGGCAGGCCCAGCACTTTGATACCGGCCGCAAAACCCGCGTGGGTCGTGCCGGAGCCGGAAGTGATGAAGATTGTGCTTGGCGGATTGGGAAGAGAATCTAGCTGGGTAGAGAGCTCCAGCGCGCAGCTCAAGTAGCCGCACATGGCCCGCAGCGCCGGTTCGGGGTACATGCTCGTGATGCGGTACGGCTTCCTGCCCTGGGCGCGCAACTCCGCCTCAATGGGATCGATGCGCGCTTGCAGGCCGTCGATATTCACGTCTTCCAACACCGTGACGTTTGCGCCAAAGATGTGATCGAGCAGCAGGTTGCCTTGTACCTCGTTGTGGAGGCCGCCGGCCAGGACGAGGAAGCATTCCAGGCCCACTTTAGCACAGGCAGCAGAGGCCTGGCGGCACTGGTTCGACTGGGTATCAGCCCCGGCGACCACGCTATCGCAGCCCTGAGCTAGCGCCGAACCTAACTGAAACTCCAGGTTGCGGGTCTTGTTGCCACCGAGGGCGAGGCCCGTGAGGTCGTCGCGCTTGATGTAGATCGGCGGCCCGCCCACGGCCTCTGAGAGTCGGGGGCAAGCGTCTAAGGGCGTGGGAAACGTGCCGAGCTCGACGCGCGGCTGTTCTGCCAGTTTCGCTGCCAACTCGTCTTGTGAAAGAATCTGTGCGCTCTGTACGGCCATGTTGGTGCTCCTTTGTTTTTTTCAAAGTTTCCCAAGAATTACGGAGACGTACCGATGCAGCCCGTGTTATGTGAAACACGCCGCTGCCGCGCAAGAGGCGCAGGTTTGTAACCTGCGCTACCGGAGTGCAGGTTTGTCGCTATGCCCTTGCTACACAAGAGACTTGGGCCGCAACCTAGTTGAATTCTTGGTGACAGTGTACCGTGCTCAGTCTTTTCGTACCAGATAGCCGCGGATGTCGTACGCGCCGGGCTGCTCCACCGGCAGGACGCCTTCGTCAACGGCCAATCCAAGCGGATATTCCGTAATTTCCAGCGGAAAGTTGACGATGCCGCGCGTGTAGGTGGATGCGGAAATCGCCAGCAGCACTTCCAGCGCCTGGCGTCCGTTTTGCGCGTGTCCGCGATGCTCGCGGCGCCCTTCGATCCACTCGATTAGCTCTTTCGCCTGGAGGGCTTGCGCATTCGGCTCCTTGAAGGAGATCTCTCGGACGCCGTCGGTCGTGAGCAGCCGAATGCCGTTGCTCACAGGGAAGATGCTGCCGTGGGAGCCGTAGACGATGCAAGGTTGCACGCGGCGATCATCACCGATATCCGACTCCAATACCCCTCGCACACCGCCCGCAAAGCCGATGAGGGCTTGGGCGCGGTCCTCGATGCGCTCGGCGCGTTCGTAGCGGTCGGTGCGGCGCTCGACGGACCCCATGACCCATGCCACTTTCGGGTCGCCGAGGATGTAGCGGGCATAATCTACGTTGTGTATAGAGCTGTTTGACAAGCCACCGCTCTGCTGGATGTAGAGAAACTCCACGCGGCCGATGGCGCCATCCTGGATGAGACTGCGAATGGCGTTCGTCTGCGTGCGAAAGCGCCCCTGGTGACCGATCACGAGCTTGGAGCCGTGCTCCTCGGCAGCGGCAATCATCGCGTCAGCCTCGGCCAGCGTGCGCGCCATGGGCTTCTCGCAGATGATGCCCGGCACTTTGGCTTCAGCGGCGGCGATCGTCATAGGCGCATGCAGACCCGGCCACGAGCAGACGCTGATAATATCCAGGTCTTCATTTGCTAGCATCTCGTGATAGTCGGCGTAGCCGTTGGGAATGCCGTGCTCTTCCTGTAACTCTGCCAGTGACGTTGGATGGATGTCCGCTGCCGCCGCCATGGTTACGTTTTCCAATTCGGCATATGCCTGCGCGTGCGACTTGCCCATCCACCCGCAACCGATAATGCCTGCGCGATACTTGTCCGCCATAGTGAACTCCTACGCGATTGCCATGAAACTCGTGGCTCCATTGTACAGAGATTCTCTCGCCGAAGGAGACCCTTACGAGGCCCTGGCTCGCACGCGAGAAGCTGCCCCTCCCTGGAATGACTTTGCAGATTCCCTTTCGCCTCATTGGAAGAAGGAAGTCATGTCGGTAAAGAACAGCTTCACGGCTTGCAAACCCAAACTACTCACTTCCCTCTGGATTCCCGCTTGCGCCGGAATTAAGGAGTTATGCAAAGGTCTTCTCGGAGAGGGCCGGGGTGAGAGGATACGGTCCCTGTTCCAACTCACTCCCCGTGCTCTCCGGCGGTAGGCAACTCTCTACACCGGCAAGAGAAATGTGGCTACTGCGTATCTCGCAGCCTCAAAGTTTCCAACGGGCATGGTAGCTGCTATCATGATTTTCAAATCTGCGTGGGGCAAATGTCTCTACCTTGTACATGTGAGCCAAGAGGAGGGTCCGATCATGGCGAATTCGTTGCGAACCGGTGTAATCGGGTGTGGAGGTCTGGGGCCGAGCGAAGCGAAGATCTCGCATGAGATGGAAGACATCGAGTTAGTCGGCGTGGTGGATGTGCACAAGGAGTCCGCTCAAGCGGTCGCGGATGAGCTTGGTGTCAAGGCGTTCACCGACCACCGCGACCTCCTCGCTGAAGGGCTTGATGCGGTCTTGGTGGTAACGCCCACCTGGACGCACCGGGAAATTTGCGTCGATGCGGCAGAAGCCGGCATCGCCATCTTCTGCGAGAAGCCCATGGCGCTGCAGCTCGATGACTGCGATGCCATGATCGCCGCCGCCGACAAGGCTGGCGTACCGTTGATGCTGGGTTTCGTGATGCGGTACTGGCCGACCTACGTCGAGGTGCACAAGCGGTTGCAAAACGGCGATATTGGCGATCTCAAGCTGGCGTGGTCGACACGCCTGAGCGGCCGGCCCCCGTTTGGCGTGGGCGAGTGGCGGCTGAAGCGCGAGACGGTGGGCGGCACGTGGTCGTCGTCGGTGCACGAACTTGACCTGCTCCTCTGGATGGGAGGCCCCGTTGCTTCCGTGCACGGCAACGCCACGTTCGGCACGTTTGCCAATACCGACGTTGAGGATACCTTTATCACGACGTTGAACTATGAAAACGGCGCTATCGGTTCGCTGCACAGCAGCCAGATCTACCCGGCGGGCGCGTCGAACTTCGGCATTGCCGGTACCAAGGGCGCCATTCACATCAACCGGCATTCCGGACCGACTTTGGTGACCCACGACGGCAAGCGCGAGGAGATCGAGTCCGAGCCGAGCAGCGTGGGCATGACGAACCAACTCGCCGCCTTCTACGACAGCGCGCGCAACGGCACGCCGCCCATGCCGGACGGTAACGACGGCCGCCGCGCCTTGGAAGTGTGCCTGGCGACATTTATGTCCGCGGAGCAAGGCGGGGACATACATCTGCCGCTCTAGCGCTGTCGCTCTGGCCGGTAAGCAAGTTTCGCTACTTGGTTGCACCCACAGGTGTACACCGAATCGGCGTGGGCCATGCTATAGTAAAGTTGGTACCGTAGTGAGGTCCATTCAATCAGGGTAAGGTCGAACGTGTGTGGATAACGAATCCAAGCATGTTCTTTCACGCCTGTGCGGTGGTTAGCACGCTGGTAGTGGCGCCAGTACGGAAGTAGCTGATGGCGATCATAGACACCCACAAGACGTTCACAGCATTTGTGAAAGCGGGGATACCCGAGCGCCAGGCTGCGGTTTTGGTAGACGCCATAGGCAACCGGCACGATAGCTTGGTGACTACGGACGTATTGAACTCGGCACTAGCCGAGTTGAAAGCTGAGTTGAAAGTCGAAATCGCCGACTTGAAAGTCGACATTACCGACCGCTTCAGCGCCCAGCAGCGCTGGCTTGGCGGTCTCGTCTTCACCACGGCCGGCTTGGTGATAGCGGCGTTTGGCTTCCTGCTGCCGGCGTAGCACGCCGGGAGCAATTCGATCCGAGAGAGGACAGCCGATGGCGGTCTTTGACACTCATAAGACGTTCACAGCGTTTGTGAAAGCGGGGATACCCGAGCGCCAGGCTGCGGTTTTGGTTGACGCCATAAGCAACCAGCATGACAACCTCGTGACGACAGATGCGTTAAACGCGGCAATCTCCGACTTGAAAGTAGATATTGCCGACCGCTTCAGTGCCCAGCAGCGCTGGCTTGTCGGTCTCGTCTTCACCACGGCCGGCTTGGTGATAGCGGCGTTTGGCTTCCTGCTGGCGGTGTTCTTGGGCCTTCTTCCGGCGTAGCATGCCCACGAGAGTATAGTACCGCTCTTACCTTATCGCTTTGCGTGGAGCAAGCGCTGTCCCATTCCTGCGCAAACTGCGTGCTCAACGAGCAGCAGGGACTATGCTATAGTAGTAAGGCTACGGAATCGGTAGTCTGTTCAATCGGAACAGGGATAAGCAAGTGTACTTTAGACCCATTGAGGAGGTCTTGCATGCTTAGTGAGAAGCGCATTTCAAGAAGCCAGTTCCTGCGCGGCGGTGCCGCGTTGGTTGGCGGCACGGCGTTGCTGGCTGCCTGCGCCCAGACGGGTGCAACTGCCATGGCCCCTGCAGAGGGCGCCGAGATGGCAAAAGAGGCGGATAAGCCGGCAATGATGGAGCCGACGGAAGTCACCTTCCTGTGGCCCCACTATTCGGCGGGTAAGACCCGCTGGCTGGAGTGGATCCTGGAGACCTACAACGCCAAGGAGACCGGTGTCACGGTTAACACCCTGGACGTTGCCGGCAGTTTTGGCGGCAATCCCAGGTCGAAGCTTCTCGCCACGGTGGCGGGCGGCGCGGCCCCGGACATGGGCTGGTTTGGTGTAGGGCTGCATCCCTTTTCCGGTATCTTGTACGATGCCAACGAACTGCTCAAAGGCATGAAGTACGATATGAGCCAGCTCAATCAGACGCTGGTGAATGGTCTTACGTGGCAGGGCAAATTGATTGCGGCGCCCATCGGCATCAACACCACGGCGTGGTTCTACAACAAGGACCTTTTCGACAAGGCCGGCGTGTCCTATCCCCAAGATAGCGACACGTTTGAAGACCGCCTCGCAGCGGCGCAGAAGGTGTCCGCCAGCCTGAGCACGTCCGATGAGAAGATCTGGGGCGTGGCGACTATACACTACGTCGCTTACTGGATCGCGGGCATGTATCAGGGCTTCATGGACGATTCCGGTACCGAGGTTGTGGTAGACGGTCCGCTGGGACTCGAGTCGGTCCAATGGTGGCGCGACAACTGGGCGAAGTATGAAGTCGGCCCGCGCGCTGAGGACTACAACCGCCAAGAGGACGCGCAGTTCTTCAATTCATTCGCCAACGGCAAAGTCGCCATGGCCGTCTACGGCACGTGGGGCTTGGAGCCGATCCGGCGCCATGAAGCCGGCGTGAACTTCGACATCGTCGAGCAACCGACGGCGGTTGGCGACGGTCAGGAAGGCAAGGGCGCGTTCTTCGGCATCGAGGAAATCTTCACGGTAGCCACCACCAAGAAGTTGGACGCCGCTGCCGAGTTCCTTTCGTTCCTCGTTGGAGAGGAACACCTGAGCTGGACCGGCGGCCAGGGCAACATCATCCCGGCGATCAACTCGATCGCCGAGGAAGTTTTCGTCCCGTCGGAGGATTCACCGGATCCGTCCAACCTGCTGGCGTTCGCCCGGGCAGCTGACTACGCCAAGCCGTACTTCCCGCATCCCCAATACGGTGAATTGCGGGGCGCTTACGGCGAAGCCATGACCCCGTGGTGGAACGAAGAAGCAACCACCGCCAAGCAGGCCCTTGAGAAGGCAGAGGAAGACTGCCAGGTCATCGTGGACGACTGGAACGCCGCCAACCTGTAGGTTGAGGGTCTAACAACGCGTTTTCACATACCTTGGCTGGAGATTAGAAGCCTGGAGAGTTTAGCACTCTCCAGGCTTCCTTTTGTTAGCTATTGTGCGAATGTGCCGTTTGAACCCCAGGAGTCCTAGCTGCAGGTGAGAACTGTATTGCTCAACACCCTAAGAGGGGGGGGGGGGGACAAGTCCCCGCGCTACAGCGTCTGAGGCGGGGATTCAAAACCTGCGTCTACCTGTCGAAAGGCAACTCCACGTGATTGCCTCTTTCCGTATCGCGCGGCTCCTCTCTGCTAATTGGAGAGGAATTGCGTCAGCAGGAAGACGACGATCACCACCTGCACGCCCGCGGCCGTAAACACCATCGCGCCCAAGCGCAGCGTCAAGTCATGCCGCAGGCGCAACTCCAGCGCTTCCAGGTCTGCCTTGGTCGTCTGCGCTAGCGCTTCCAGGTCGACCTTGGTCGCCAGGGAGTCTTGGCCCACGCCCACCACGCGCACAATTGCTTCCGCCTTCTCATCGTCAAGACCGGCGTTTTGCAGGAGTTTGAAGGCTTCGTGGGTATCCATAATCGCCATCGGTCTCACTCCGCTCACTTGCCAAGGGCGTCCAGTCCTCCGTTCACGTCAATTGTACCAAGTTTCGCTGCCGTGCCGCTGAATTCTCTTAGCCCGACCGCTGCCTGTTTGCACTTCGACAAGCTCAGTGCGAACGGAATAGCGAAGATTCGTACCATTGAAACTATAGAACTCTACTTGAGGCAATTACGGGTTTGGTACTTCCAGCGTCTTGCCGGTCTTCGCGGCTTCTATGGCCGTTAGGCACGCGATGGCGCTGCGGGCGCCCTCACGAACGTCGCAGAAGAGCGGGGTATCGTCGAGGAGGCTATCTACAACGGTGTCAACCTCCGCAGCATAACCGGCGCGCGTTGGTTGCGGGGGCGTGGGCAGCGGCACTGCCTTGTTCGTCTCTCTACGGTGTATCTTGTCCCAGACCACGCTCGCCTCGCTGCCGTGGAGTTCGAGGCCGTAGAAAGAGTCGAAGACATAATTCGACGCCCAACACACCGTAACGCTGCCCGTGGTGCCGGAGGCAAAGCGGTACACCGCCGTCACCGACTCGTCGATAGGATTCCCGGGCATCGCCAGGCCTTGATTTTCCATGGCCTGCACTTCCACCACGTCGCCCGCGTACCAACGCATTAAGTCCACCGGATGCACGCCCATGGTGAGCATCGGCGGAGAATAGCTGCTGTTCGCAGTCTTGAGGAAGCTTTCGCCCCTCTGCATTGCGTTCGTAAGGTAGTGCGTACGCATCGCATAGAGCGAACCAAGCTCTCCGGTATCCACCATCCCCTTGAGCATCCGGAAGAAGGGCCGCGTGCGCAGCACGTGTCCAACCGCCACCCGCGTCGCGGCGCAGTCCGCGCGTTCCACAAGGCGCACGCAGTCTTCAATGCTCGTCGCCATCGGCTTTTCCACGAACACGTGCTTGGCGGCGTCGAGCGTGGCGAGCGCAAATTGCGCGTGGAGCCTATCCGGCGCGTGGATGGAAACCATATCTATGCCGTCGTGGTCCAAGAGCTTTGCGAAGTCGGCATAGCCATGCGGCACGCCGTACTTCTCTTGCAGCGCCTGGCGGTGATCGTCCCGCACGTCGCAGATGGCTGCAACCTCAACGCGGGGGTTGGTAGTGTACGCCTCCAAGAACCGTCCGCCATTGCCGCCAAGTCCGACGATGCCGACCCGAAGCTT carries:
- a CDS encoding D-cysteine desulfhydrase family protein — translated: MAVQSAQILSQDELAAKLAEQPRVELGTFPTPLDACPRLSEAVGGPPIYIKRDDLTGLALGGNKTRNLEFQLGSALAQGCDSVVAGADTQSNQCRQASAACAKVGLECFLVLAGGLHNEVQGNLLLDHIFGANVTVLEDVNIDGLQARIDPIEAELRAQGRKPYRITSMYPEPALRAMCGYLSCALELSTQLDSLPNPPSTIFITSGSGTTHAGFAAGIKVLGLPIRVVGITIKEPADEQRETVAARSQRLAEQLDIPCGLSADEVHVSDDYLGAGYGAVTDEGMEAIRLTAQLEGILLEPVYTGKTMSGVINMARNGDLPSDQPVIMVHTGGIPALFAYHEEMMAAV
- a CDS encoding Gfo/Idh/MocA family oxidoreductase translates to MADKYRAGIIGCGWMGKSHAQAYAELENVTMAAAADIHPTSLAELQEEHGIPNGYADYHEMLANEDLDIISVCSWPGLHAPMTIAAAEAKVPGIICEKPMARTLAEADAMIAAAEEHGSKLVIGHQGRFRTQTNAIRSLIQDGAIGRVEFLYIQQSGGLSNSSIHNVDYARYILGDPKVAWVMGSVERRTDRYERAERIEDRAQALIGFAGGVRGVLESDIGDDRRVQPCIVYGSHGSIFPVSNGIRLLTTDGVREISFKEPNAQALQAKELIEWIEGRREHRGHAQNGRQALEVLLAISASTYTRGIVNFPLEITEYPLGLAVDEGVLPVEQPGAYDIRGYLVRKD
- a CDS encoding extracellular solute-binding protein — protein: MGIVRSMKVTRRTALASAGASALGIVIAAACGQATVTAPEEAPKEEMKEEAPKAEATAMPEVETATIDMISAEKPTTRPVLEPILADFTEQMPHIAVDLVPSGGWGEVRTKFYAAQAAGDPINIMENGWSAVLTTFETGVTIDLAPFFTRDKIDPAATFAAPAINMWTVEGRILGMPITMSVDSMAYNVEIFEAAGINPLPVDLNDTDWNMETLLDLSTQLTNEDRTQFGHGGGITCSNGGGIGTGTFWGVGPWDSEEGRATIDTPEFIDALDWWRDFGDKHRVTPNADEREAAMGGQSGNVFMSGKVAMQLTCTSFRDAPFTWALATMPYSGEGPSQSGRTWTHPLQMADDGTDQNDLAWELFKWLLQPENGGRYPPSAGHVVSPLLDDNASTLAQDGYKNSLGVDPRAFLLHSRTTKPAGWGLWTFTEFGDISGDLNGQYREFLAGNLTAAEYARWAADLINETLGGK
- a CDS encoding extracellular solute-binding protein codes for the protein MLSEKRISRSQFLRGGAALVGGTALLAACAQTGATAMAPAEGAEMAKEADKPAMMEPTEVTFLWPHYSAGKTRWLEWILETYNAKETGVTVNTLDVAGSFGGNPRSKLLATVAGGAAPDMGWFGVGLHPFSGILYDANELLKGMKYDMSQLNQTLVNGLTWQGKLIAAPIGINTTAWFYNKDLFDKAGVSYPQDSDTFEDRLAAAQKVSASLSTSDEKIWGVATIHYVAYWIAGMYQGFMDDSGTEVVVDGPLGLESVQWWRDNWAKYEVGPRAEDYNRQEDAQFFNSFANGKVAMAVYGTWGLEPIRRHEAGVNFDIVEQPTAVGDGQEGKGAFFGIEEIFTVATTKKLDAAAEFLSFLVGEEHLSWTGGQGNIIPAINSIAEEVFVPSEDSPDPSNLLAFARAADYAKPYFPHPQYGELRGAYGEAMTPWWNEEATTAKQALEKAEEDCQVIVDDWNAANL
- a CDS encoding Gfo/Idh/MocA family oxidoreductase, which gives rise to MANSLRTGVIGCGGLGPSEAKISHEMEDIELVGVVDVHKESAQAVADELGVKAFTDHRDLLAEGLDAVLVVTPTWTHREICVDAAEAGIAIFCEKPMALQLDDCDAMIAAADKAGVPLMLGFVMRYWPTYVEVHKRLQNGDIGDLKLAWSTRLSGRPPFGVGEWRLKRETVGGTWSSSVHELDLLLWMGGPVASVHGNATFGTFANTDVEDTFITTLNYENGAIGSLHSSQIYPAGASNFGIAGTKGAIHINRHSGPTLVTHDGKREEIESEPSSVGMTNQLAAFYDSARNGTPPMPDGNDGRRALEVCLATFMSAEQGGDIHLPL
- a CDS encoding DUF1579 family protein — encoded protein: MKRLATMAGCWQGSNRLHDPFSGKPEDSASSMELTPLLGGRFLRLDYDWSYRGARQEGSLLIGCQPEQGRMTVHWIDSWHMSHDVLACTGAVEESGDVDVRGSYAAPPGPDWGWRIVIRPAEPAALHVVMHNVTPDGEEAVAVEATYARAEVTD
- a CDS encoding VOC family protein; this encodes MKPRGVDFFCYTVGDISKSADFYENTLGLTLFAWVDPGWVEFAVGDTPTVLALRSSREDHAAKGEASSAAIAIAVDDVHQAIDELRAQHVDVVLEPGEQATCYAAGIADPDGNLILLHSRKDGTAG
- a CDS encoding Gfo/Idh/MocA family oxidoreductase, with the protein product MSTKLRVGIVGLGGNGGRFLEAYTTNPRVEVAAICDVRDDHRQALQEKYGVPHGYADFAKLLDHDGIDMVSIHAPDRLHAQFALATLDAAKHVFVEKPMATSIEDCVRLVERADCAATRVAVGHVLRTRPFFRMLKGMVDTGELGSLYAMRTHYLTNAMQRGESFLKTANSSYSPPMLTMGVHPVDLMRWYAGDVVEVQAMENQGLAMPGNPIDESVTAVYRFASGTTGSVTVCWASNYVFDSFYGLELHGSEASVVWDKIHRRETNKAVPLPTPPQPTRAGYAAEVDTVVDSLLDDTPLFCDVREGARSAIACLTAIEAAKTGKTLEVPNP